In Microbacterium sp. SLBN-146, one genomic interval encodes:
- a CDS encoding tetratricopeptide repeat protein, with protein sequence MTGEEDLRAFAAAWQDTKDGQTGSRYVDALHAEGRSDEALAVCRDLWDLGYVVGLTEAAWVEHDQGDYSAALASMTAALDHLEGDERLYAVGVVGCWRWHHFNDAMAEPLLREGMAHYGSAWAGLGTLLRATGRQEECEEVLRAGVTAGVLECMIPLANILSRRGERAEAEVLYRRGYDLGDAHSAWNLAIDLADAGRLEEASDWRWKAAAGGDELAIQHLIDEAVSDDH encoded by the coding sequence GTGACGGGCGAGGAGGATCTGCGCGCATTCGCCGCGGCGTGGCAGGACACGAAGGACGGTCAGACCGGCAGTAGGTATGTCGACGCGCTGCACGCGGAAGGGCGCTCTGATGAGGCCTTGGCTGTGTGTCGGGACCTCTGGGATCTCGGGTATGTCGTCGGTCTGACGGAAGCCGCTTGGGTTGAGCATGACCAGGGCGACTATTCGGCCGCGCTCGCGTCGATGACCGCCGCGCTTGACCACCTTGAGGGTGACGAGCGGCTGTATGCGGTCGGAGTCGTCGGTTGCTGGCGCTGGCACCATTTCAACGACGCGATGGCAGAGCCCTTGCTCCGCGAGGGCATGGCACACTACGGGTCAGCGTGGGCGGGCCTCGGCACACTCCTGCGGGCGACCGGTCGCCAGGAGGAGTGTGAGGAGGTGCTTCGTGCTGGCGTCACGGCGGGCGTGCTGGAGTGCATGATTCCCCTGGCGAACATCCTCTCGCGTCGGGGCGAGCGCGCCGAGGCCGAGGTTTTGTATCGGCGCGGATACGATCTGGGCGACGCCCACTCTGCCTGGAACCTCGCGATCGACCTTGCCGATGCAGGGCGGCTCGAGGAAGCGTCTGACTGGCGCTGGAAGGCCGCAGCGGGGGGCGACGAACTCGCCATCCAACACCTGATTGACGAAGCAGTCAGCGACGACCACTGA
- a CDS encoding IS3 family transposase (programmed frameshift), with protein sequence MGRPSKYPRELRERAVRMVAEVRPDYPSEYAAMKAVAGMLGIGSPETIRTWIRRREVDAGDRAGVTTDAQAEIKKLKRENAELRRANEILKAASNFLRGRTRPATPALVAFIEAHKDRRDGGLRWGVESICAVLTQHDVKIAPSTYYDARRRGPSPREVSDERWKSIVLATWQKQRKILGARKLWLRLRRDGHDIARCTVERLMRDLGIAGVIRGRRKRPVDADPRETRPADLVDRHFARFRTNQLWVADFTYVWTWSGWVYVAFVFDAHSRRILGWRAATSMTTPLVLDCLEMALWTRRREGIAGFAGLTHHTDAGSVYTSISFTDRLVDEGIDASVGSVGDAYDNALAESQIGLYKSELIHHEGPWRDVDQVEVATASWVQWFNTERTHSSIDDLTPVEAEQLDYALTEPLERAG encoded by the exons ATGGGACGTCCCAGTAAGTATCCGCGTGAGCTTCGTGAGCGCGCTGTCCGTATGGTCGCCGAGGTGCGGCCCGATTATCCGAGCGAGTATGCCGCGATGAAGGCGGTGGCGGGGATGCTCGGTATCGGTTCGCCGGAGACGATCCGGACGTGGATTCGGCGGCGTGAGGTCGATGCCGGCGACCGGGCGGGTGTCACGACCGACGCGCAGGCAGAGATCAAGAAGCTGAAGCGGGAGAACGCCGAGTTGCGGCGGGCGAACGAGATATTGAAGGCGGCTTCGA ACTTTCTTCGCGGCCGAACTCGACCGGCCACACCTGCGTTAGTCGCCTTCATCGAGGCGCACAAGGACCGCCGTGATGGTGGGCTGCGATGGGGTGTCGAGTCGATCTGCGCCGTGCTCACCCAGCACGACGTGAAGATCGCCCCATCGACCTACTACGACGCGAGGCGCCGCGGCCCCTCACCCCGGGAGGTGTCGGACGAACGGTGGAAGTCGATCGTCCTGGCGACGTGGCAGAAGCAGCGGAAGATCCTCGGCGCGCGCAAGCTCTGGCTGAGGCTCCGTCGCGATGGGCACGATATCGCCCGCTGCACGGTCGAGCGCCTCATGCGCGACCTCGGGATCGCCGGCGTGATCCGCGGGCGCCGGAAGCGCCCGGTCGATGCGGATCCGCGGGAGACCAGACCAGCCGACCTCGTCGACCGCCACTTCGCGAGATTCCGCACGAACCAGCTCTGGGTCGCCGACTTCACGTATGTCTGGACATGGTCCGGGTGGGTTTACGTCGCGTTCGTGTTCGACGCGCACTCCCGCCGCATCCTCGGCTGGCGGGCGGCCACCTCGATGACGACACCGTTGGTCCTGGACTGTCTCGAAATGGCGCTCTGGACGCGTCGTCGTGAGGGCATCGCTGGGTTCGCCGGCCTCACCCATCACACGGATGCGGGCAGCGTTTACACGTCGATTTCCTTCACGGATCGGCTCGTGGATGAGGGCATCGACGCGTCCGTCGGCAGCGTCGGCGACGCGTATGACAACGCCCTCGCGGAGTCGCAGATCGGGCTCTACAAGTCCGAACTCATCCACCATGAGGGCCCCTGGCGCGACGTCGATCAGGTCGAGGTTGCCACCGCGAGCTGGGTGCAGTGGTTCAACACCGAACGCACCCACAGCTCGATCGACGACCTCACCCCCGTCGAGGCCGAGCAGCTCGACTACGCTCTCACCGAACCCCTCGAACGAGCGGGCTGA
- a CDS encoding M23 family metallopeptidase: MVEAAVVATAIAAADGVTDAAAVLPATPAASLPPMSRRAARAAAAAAAATIAEPVRVAAEPFELIEPPVETDPVVADVPAAETDSEPLSEAESEAADAFEAAARLFAFTGETTIVTEKPESAASADDDMAEAVAAHAAARGTRRRRGLVAFQRITAASFSIGVMGVVGLLTVGLTTPAEAVASSVNGEATVSVRAPIADEAEASDAADEIQAYVAPSSVENVDLSRHESYSTMTMAELAAESGIKNVSNFFVNDPNAAIQWPFAVGVPITYGFGMRSGAMHNGVDFVPGAGAPIQAIADGTVRVATNSGGGYGVHVIIDHVIDGELVSSHYAHMITGSIEVSEGQQVTVGTVLGRTGNTGRSFGAHTHFEILLNGTTPIDPIPWLRQHAGG, from the coding sequence GTGGTCGAAGCCGCTGTCGTCGCCACCGCGATCGCTGCCGCTGATGGCGTGACGGATGCCGCAGCTGTCCTCCCCGCAACGCCGGCCGCGTCGCTGCCTCCGATGTCCCGCCGCGCCGCGCGCGCTGCTGCGGCGGCAGCCGCGGCGACGATCGCCGAGCCTGTCCGCGTCGCCGCCGAGCCGTTCGAACTTATCGAGCCGCCCGTCGAGACCGACCCCGTCGTGGCGGACGTCCCGGCCGCAGAGACCGACTCCGAGCCGTTGTCGGAGGCTGAGTCCGAAGCCGCCGACGCCTTCGAAGCCGCAGCCCGCCTCTTCGCTTTCACCGGCGAGACCACGATCGTCACGGAGAAGCCCGAGTCCGCGGCATCCGCTGACGACGACATGGCTGAAGCCGTTGCCGCTCATGCCGCAGCACGCGGGACTCGGCGTCGCCGAGGACTCGTCGCCTTCCAGCGCATCACGGCCGCGTCGTTCTCGATCGGTGTCATGGGTGTCGTCGGCCTTCTGACCGTCGGCCTCACGACTCCCGCCGAGGCCGTCGCGTCGAGCGTGAACGGTGAGGCCACCGTCTCGGTGCGCGCACCGATCGCCGATGAGGCCGAGGCTTCCGACGCCGCCGATGAGATCCAGGCGTACGTCGCCCCGTCGAGCGTCGAGAACGTCGATCTCTCGCGCCACGAGAGCTATTCGACGATGACGATGGCCGAGCTCGCCGCGGAGTCGGGCATCAAGAACGTCTCCAACTTCTTCGTCAACGACCCCAACGCTGCGATCCAGTGGCCGTTCGCTGTCGGTGTGCCGATCACGTACGGCTTCGGCATGCGGTCGGGCGCGATGCACAACGGCGTCGACTTCGTTCCTGGCGCCGGTGCCCCGATCCAGGCGATCGCCGATGGCACGGTGCGGGTCGCGACCAACTCGGGCGGCGGCTACGGCGTGCACGTCATCATCGACCACGTCATCGACGGCGAACTCGTCTCGAGCCACTATGCGCACATGATCACGGGTTCGATCGAGGTGTCCGAGGGCCAGCAGGTCACGGTGGGAACCGTGCTCGGTCGCACCGGCAACACGGGCCGCTCGTTCGGTGCTCACACGCACTTCGAGATCCTGCTGAACGGCACCACGCCGATCGACCCGATCCCGTGGCTGCGGCAGCACGCAGGCGGTTGA
- a CDS encoding ABC transporter substrate-binding protein: protein MKTKSVAAAAATLVLAGALASCSAGDAQPDSTGGGGGGDASNCTNTIPKTDLPVVTMWAWYPNMETVVDNFNADNDEVQVCWTNAGAGGDAYDKFQTAISAGSGAPDVMMVEADRIPTFQVQDALVDLSGLGYEDVKDNFSDGAWKDVSVGDAVYGAPVDGGPMGMIYRTDIFEQYGVTPPTTWEELEATAQTVKDAGGPVFASFAANQPATATAYFYGNGAEPFTYDPSNEGEIGINLNSPEIKEVLDYWDGLVDKGLVGTEDQFTPEYIAGVIGGDYATYLSAAWAPGYLQGAGVGEGADSGVWAAAPMPQWDPDSPISINWGGSAFVVSSQASNQELAAKVAFGVYADQASLDEGWQQQIIFPLNANVLSSSEFQDYEVPFFDGQQANKEVYVPAADAYTGMTYTPLGQYYYSALTNQIAAIINGSATGSEAADALQADVVAYAEEQGFTVQ from the coding sequence GTGAAGACGAAATCAGTCGCTGCGGCAGCCGCGACCCTCGTGCTCGCCGGCGCTCTCGCGTCGTGCTCCGCGGGCGATGCGCAGCCCGACAGCACCGGAGGCGGGGGCGGTGGCGACGCCTCGAACTGCACCAACACCATCCCGAAGACAGATCTGCCCGTCGTGACCATGTGGGCCTGGTACCCCAACATGGAGACGGTCGTCGACAACTTCAACGCCGACAACGACGAGGTCCAGGTCTGCTGGACGAACGCCGGCGCCGGTGGTGACGCGTACGACAAGTTCCAGACCGCGATCTCGGCGGGGAGCGGCGCGCCCGACGTGATGATGGTCGAAGCCGACCGCATTCCGACGTTCCAGGTGCAGGATGCCCTGGTCGACCTCAGTGGACTGGGCTACGAGGACGTCAAGGACAACTTCTCGGACGGCGCGTGGAAGGACGTGTCGGTCGGCGACGCCGTCTACGGCGCACCGGTCGACGGCGGCCCCATGGGCATGATCTACCGCACCGACATCTTCGAGCAGTACGGCGTCACGCCCCCGACCACCTGGGAGGAGCTGGAGGCGACGGCCCAGACGGTGAAGGATGCCGGTGGTCCGGTGTTCGCGAGCTTCGCGGCGAACCAGCCGGCGACGGCCACCGCGTACTTCTACGGCAACGGCGCAGAGCCCTTCACCTATGACCCGAGCAACGAGGGCGAGATCGGGATCAACCTCAACAGCCCCGAGATCAAGGAGGTCCTGGACTACTGGGACGGCCTGGTCGACAAGGGCCTCGTGGGCACCGAGGACCAGTTCACCCCCGAGTACATCGCGGGTGTCATCGGCGGCGACTACGCGACATACCTATCGGCCGCGTGGGCACCCGGCTACCTCCAGGGCGCGGGCGTCGGCGAGGGCGCGGATTCCGGTGTGTGGGCCGCCGCGCCGATGCCGCAGTGGGACCCCGACAGCCCGATCTCGATCAACTGGGGCGGCTCGGCGTTCGTCGTGAGCAGCCAGGCATCCAACCAGGAGCTGGCCGCCAAGGTCGCGTTCGGCGTATACGCCGACCAGGCCTCGCTCGACGAGGGCTGGCAGCAGCAGATCATCTTCCCGCTCAACGCCAACGTGCTGTCGTCATCGGAGTTCCAGGACTACGAGGTGCCGTTCTTCGACGGCCAGCAGGCCAACAAGGAGGTGTACGTGCCGGCGGCCGACGCCTACACCGGCATGACGTACACGCCTCTCGGGCAGTACTACTACTCCGCGCTGACGAACCAGATCGCCGCCATCATCAACGGCTCGGCGACCGGCTCCGAGGCTGCGGATGCACTCCAGGCGGACGTCGTGGCGTACGCCGAAGAGCAGGGCTTCACCGTCCAGTGA
- a CDS encoding SDR family NAD(P)-dependent oxidoreductase — protein sequence MMHSTESRPVTIVTGGSRGIGAAIAERLAADGHDLALTYRVARDEAETVAAACRALGARVLLIQADLADLDDAASVVPATLAEYGRLTGLVNNAGVTMRIGDYLDLDLAEVERMLRINVLAPISVTRAALEVMSTESGGEGGTIVSVSSGAATSGAPNTYVPYAMSKAAINAMTIGLAKEFGPQGVRVNTVSPGTTYTTIHADGGRPNAPEERAPGIPLRRAAHPHEVADAVAYFFGPGAAFTSGADLRVTGGN from the coding sequence ATGATGCATTCGACCGAATCCCGACCCGTCACGATCGTCACCGGTGGCAGCCGCGGTATCGGCGCAGCCATCGCAGAACGACTTGCCGCCGACGGCCATGACCTCGCACTGACCTACCGGGTCGCTCGCGATGAAGCTGAGACGGTCGCCGCCGCGTGCCGCGCCCTGGGTGCGCGGGTCCTGCTCATCCAAGCGGATCTCGCCGACCTCGACGATGCCGCCAGCGTGGTCCCGGCGACACTCGCCGAGTACGGCCGACTGACCGGCCTCGTGAACAACGCCGGCGTCACGATGCGGATCGGCGACTACCTCGACCTCGACCTCGCCGAAGTGGAACGGATGCTGCGCATCAACGTCCTCGCGCCCATCTCGGTCACGCGCGCCGCGCTCGAAGTCATGTCGACCGAGAGCGGCGGCGAAGGCGGCACGATCGTCAGCGTCTCCTCGGGTGCTGCGACCAGCGGCGCGCCGAACACCTACGTGCCGTATGCGATGAGCAAGGCCGCGATCAACGCCATGACCATCGGCCTCGCGAAGGAGTTCGGGCCGCAAGGCGTACGCGTCAACACAGTCTCGCCCGGGACCACCTACACGACCATCCACGCCGATGGCGGGCGCCCGAACGCTCCCGAAGAACGCGCCCCCGGCATCCCGTTGCGGCGCGCTGCGCATCCCCACGAGGTCGCCGACGCCGTCGCCTACTTCTTCGGTCCGGGTGCCGCATTCACGTCTGGCGCCGACCTGCGCGTCACGGGAGGCAACTGA
- a CDS encoding inositol monophosphatase family protein has translation MPAPSELETLAVEIAREAGELARRRRTEGVAIAATKSALADIVTEADREVEDLIRRRIAEARPDDGFLGEESGAERGASGITWVVDPIDGTVNYAYGIPVYAVSIAAVQGEPVAGEWEALAGAVLNPASGELFRASLGGGTWLGDVRVEVSEVTDAGALLGTGFGYDPATHAADLARVARVMPIARDVRRAGAAALDLAYVAAGKLDGYFERGLQPWDHAAGALLVTEAGGRVAVDDVDAIGRRLVVAAGPALFERLLAVASD, from the coding sequence ATGCCTGCACCCAGTGAGCTCGAGACCCTCGCCGTCGAGATCGCGCGGGAGGCCGGTGAGCTGGCGCGACGGCGACGGACCGAGGGCGTCGCGATCGCGGCGACGAAGTCGGCGCTCGCCGACATCGTGACGGAGGCCGATCGTGAGGTCGAGGATCTCATCCGTCGGCGGATCGCCGAAGCGCGGCCCGACGACGGGTTCCTCGGCGAGGAGTCCGGCGCGGAGCGCGGTGCGAGTGGGATCACCTGGGTCGTCGATCCGATCGACGGGACCGTCAACTACGCGTACGGGATCCCCGTCTACGCCGTGAGCATCGCCGCCGTGCAGGGCGAGCCGGTTGCGGGGGAGTGGGAGGCGCTTGCGGGCGCCGTCCTCAACCCCGCGTCGGGCGAGCTCTTCCGCGCGTCGCTCGGAGGAGGCACCTGGCTCGGCGACGTGCGGGTCGAGGTCTCCGAGGTCACGGACGCGGGAGCCCTGCTCGGCACGGGGTTCGGGTACGACCCGGCGACGCATGCGGCCGATCTCGCCCGCGTCGCCCGGGTCATGCCGATTGCGCGCGACGTCCGGCGGGCGGGAGCCGCCGCGCTGGATCTCGCATACGTCGCCGCGGGCAAGCTCGATGGCTACTTCGAGCGCGGACTGCAGCCGTGGGACCACGCTGCCGGTGCGCTGCTCGTGACCGAGGCCGGTGGACGCGTGGCGGTCGACGACGTCGACGCCATCGGCCGCAGGCTCGTCGTGGCGGCAGGGCCGGCGCTCTTCGAGAGGCTTCTCGCCGTGGCATCCGACTGA
- a CDS encoding helix-turn-helix domain-containing protein — translation MPLWVVGVAILVALVLAWVFSGAARVLLRRRARLRWSTAIVLSIIGIVAGLLLGELVAPDPHLSSPLAFLLPMGVSILFIAVYAAVAAHLQKPARATIDEMLVAGESGTVEFKSTARVNLRTGQKDERMEHVVAKTVAAFLNADGGVLLIGVDDHGTPLGLDADLATLKTPDVDRFELWLRDLIMTTLGTSAAALVEVDFAEIGNEPVRTVCRVQMVASPSPVYLRPGRNAPPELWVRAGNSTRQLTVDDAAAYIMQRWPLGLGASAAAQVRAAVRFSGSR, via the coding sequence GTGCCGCTGTGGGTGGTCGGCGTCGCGATCTTGGTCGCACTGGTCCTCGCGTGGGTGTTCTCGGGCGCCGCGCGCGTGCTTCTGCGTCGTCGTGCGCGCCTGCGCTGGTCGACGGCGATCGTGCTGTCGATCATCGGGATCGTCGCGGGGCTCCTGCTCGGTGAACTGGTTGCACCCGATCCTCACCTCAGCAGTCCACTCGCGTTCCTCCTCCCCATGGGCGTATCGATCCTGTTCATCGCCGTGTATGCGGCTGTTGCCGCGCACCTGCAGAAGCCGGCACGCGCGACGATCGACGAGATGCTCGTGGCGGGGGAGTCGGGCACCGTCGAGTTCAAGTCCACGGCGCGCGTCAACCTCCGCACGGGTCAGAAGGACGAGCGGATGGAGCACGTCGTCGCTAAGACGGTGGCCGCGTTCCTCAACGCCGACGGCGGCGTGCTGCTCATCGGTGTCGACGACCATGGCACGCCGCTCGGGCTCGACGCCGACCTGGCGACGCTGAAGACCCCCGACGTCGATCGGTTCGAGTTGTGGCTGCGCGATCTGATCATGACGACGCTCGGTACGTCCGCGGCCGCGCTCGTCGAGGTCGACTTCGCGGAGATCGGCAACGAGCCGGTTCGTACCGTCTGCCGTGTGCAGATGGTGGCGTCGCCCTCGCCGGTGTACCTGCGGCCCGGCAGGAACGCTCCGCCGGAGCTATGGGTTCGCGCGGGCAACTCCACCCGCCAGCTGACCGTGGACGATGCCGCCGCGTACATCATGCAGCGCTGGCCGCTCGGACTCGGCGCGAGCGCCGCTGCTCAAGTGCGCGCCGCCGTGAGGTTCTCCGGCAGCAGGTGA
- a CDS encoding NAD(P)/FAD-dependent oxidoreductase, which produces MADAVLSRTHDVIIIGGGHNALVAAAYLARAGRSVVVLERLDHVGGAAVSERPWEGVDARLSRYSYLVSLLPRRIIDDLGLSIDLLRRRYSSYTPVPSDPTRGILVDTGDAAATAASFLDATGDPGEAQRFADFYTRIDPLARTLFPTVLEPLARRSDVKRLVGDDGLWADVFENPLGAVLRTSLETDLARGIALTDGLIGTFSSADDPSLRQNRCFLYHVIGGGTGDWDVPVGGMGRVTAEIERAARAAGAEIRTGAEVLSLSPDGEVVVADGDRTQTLHGRVVLSGVGPAVLDRLLGEGGASGADPVSSELPEGAQVKVNMLLKRLPRLRDERVAPEATFAGTFHINETMTQLDDAYATAAAGGIPHPLPAEIYCHSLTDPTILGPELRASGAQTLTLFGLQVPHRLAEGAHRDELREELLAAAQRSLDSVLAEPIADVVFQAPDGSPCIEAKTTADLEQSLGMAGGDIFHGSLSWPWAEDDEPLRTPAERWGVATPHAAILLCGSGARRGGAVSGIGGHNAAMAALEMLER; this is translated from the coding sequence ATGGCCGACGCAGTCCTCTCCCGCACCCATGACGTCATCATCATCGGAGGCGGGCACAATGCCCTCGTCGCCGCCGCGTACCTCGCCCGCGCCGGCCGTTCGGTCGTGGTCCTCGAGCGCCTCGACCACGTCGGTGGCGCGGCGGTCTCGGAACGCCCATGGGAGGGCGTCGACGCGCGCCTGTCCCGCTACTCGTACCTTGTGAGCCTCCTCCCCCGCCGCATCATCGACGACCTGGGCCTCTCGATCGATCTGCTCCGCCGCCGCTATTCGTCGTACACACCGGTTCCGTCGGATCCCACGCGCGGCATCCTGGTCGACACGGGGGATGCCGCCGCCACCGCTGCGTCGTTCCTCGACGCCACCGGCGATCCGGGCGAGGCGCAGCGTTTCGCCGACTTCTACACCCGCATCGATCCGCTCGCCCGCACGCTCTTCCCGACCGTGCTGGAACCGCTCGCCCGCCGGAGCGATGTCAAGCGCCTCGTCGGTGACGACGGGCTGTGGGCCGATGTGTTCGAGAATCCGCTCGGCGCGGTGCTGCGCACATCGCTCGAGACCGACCTCGCCCGTGGCATCGCGCTGACCGACGGGCTCATCGGCACCTTCTCGAGCGCCGACGACCCGAGCCTGCGCCAGAACCGCTGCTTCCTGTACCACGTGATCGGCGGCGGGACGGGCGACTGGGACGTGCCCGTCGGCGGAATGGGACGCGTGACGGCCGAGATCGAGCGCGCCGCCCGCGCGGCCGGCGCCGAGATCCGCACGGGTGCCGAGGTGCTATCGCTGTCGCCCGACGGCGAGGTCGTCGTCGCCGACGGCGACCGCACGCAGACGCTGCACGGGCGGGTCGTGCTGAGCGGCGTCGGACCCGCCGTTCTCGATCGCCTCCTGGGCGAGGGCGGCGCAAGTGGCGCCGACCCCGTCTCGTCGGAGCTTCCCGAGGGCGCGCAGGTGAAGGTCAACATGCTCCTGAAGCGGCTGCCGCGCCTGCGCGACGAACGCGTGGCCCCCGAGGCCACCTTCGCGGGCACCTTCCACATCAACGAGACGATGACCCAGCTCGACGACGCCTATGCGACGGCGGCGGCGGGCGGCATCCCGCATCCGCTCCCCGCAGAGATCTACTGCCACTCCCTGACGGACCCGACGATCCTCGGGCCAGAGCTGCGGGCATCGGGAGCCCAGACCCTGACCCTGTTCGGACTGCAGGTGCCCCATCGCCTTGCGGAAGGCGCCCACCGCGACGAACTGCGCGAGGAGCTGCTCGCCGCCGCGCAGCGCTCGCTCGACAGCGTGCTCGCCGAACCGATCGCGGACGTCGTCTTCCAGGCCCCCGATGGGTCGCCCTGCATCGAAGCGAAGACGACGGCAGACCTCGAGCAGTCGCTCGGGATGGCGGGCGGCGACATCTTCCACGGCTCGCTGTCGTGGCCGTGGGCTGAAGACGACGAGCCTCTCCGCACCCCCGCGGAGCGATGGGGCGTTGCGACGCCGCACGCCGCGATCCTGCTGTGCGGCTCCGGTGCCCGCCGCGGCGGTGCCGTCAGCGGCATCGGCGGGCACAACGCGGCGATGGCAGCGCTGGAGATGCTCGAGCGCTGA
- a CDS encoding LacI family DNA-binding transcriptional regulator: MNATMHDVARVAGVSIKTVSNVINEYPHVRATTRDRVLVAIKELGYQPNLSARGLRSGKTGVIGLAIPSVREPYFAELADAVIAAAERRGLGVVVDQTNQVREHELDVIAGRRLRLTDGIIFSPVNIGESDAELLKVPFPLVILGESIFGGPTDHVSMHNVSSARAATEHLIAMGRRRIAVIGADDDEEANAFGSATLRVRGYHQALQAAGIPADPALVVPAGLWHLQTGAAATRALLDSGATFDGLFALNDTMAVGALRALAEAGVSVPDDVAIIGFDNIDATKFSIPSLSTVDAGRTDIAELAVEMLVERITRKVDGMAPRRLKPEFRIVARESTGHPFVVDTTESATAAAALRDA; this comes from the coding sequence ATGAACGCGACCATGCACGACGTCGCGCGGGTCGCGGGCGTGTCGATCAAGACGGTGTCGAACGTCATCAACGAGTACCCTCACGTCCGCGCGACGACCCGCGACCGGGTCCTCGTCGCGATCAAGGAACTCGGCTACCAGCCCAATCTCTCCGCTCGCGGACTGCGCTCGGGCAAGACCGGTGTCATCGGACTCGCCATCCCCTCCGTCCGCGAACCGTACTTCGCCGAGCTGGCCGACGCCGTGATCGCCGCCGCGGAGCGCCGTGGCCTCGGCGTCGTCGTCGACCAGACCAACCAGGTTCGCGAACACGAGCTGGACGTCATCGCCGGACGCCGCCTGCGCCTGACCGACGGGATCATCTTCAGCCCCGTCAACATCGGCGAATCCGACGCCGAGCTACTGAAGGTCCCCTTCCCCCTGGTCATCCTCGGAGAGAGCATCTTCGGCGGGCCGACCGACCACGTCTCCATGCACAACGTGTCGTCTGCCCGCGCGGCGACCGAACACCTGATCGCCATGGGACGACGGCGTATCGCGGTGATCGGAGCCGACGACGACGAAGAGGCGAACGCGTTCGGTTCGGCGACGCTCCGCGTCCGCGGCTACCACCAGGCCCTTCAGGCCGCCGGCATCCCCGCCGATCCCGCGCTCGTCGTACCCGCCGGTCTCTGGCACCTCCAGACCGGGGCGGCAGCCACGCGCGCACTGCTCGACTCGGGAGCGACGTTCGACGGACTGTTCGCCCTCAACGACACAATGGCCGTCGGCGCGCTCCGTGCGCTCGCCGAGGCGGGGGTCTCCGTGCCCGACGACGTCGCGATCATCGGGTTCGACAACATCGACGCGACGAAGTTCTCGATCCCCTCACTGTCGACCGTCGACGCGGGGCGCACCGACATCGCCGAGCTGGCGGTGGAGATGCTCGTCGAGCGGATCACGCGAAAGGTCGATGGCATGGCGCCTCGCCGCCTGAAGCCCGAGTTCCGGATCGTCGCTCGCGAGTCGACCGGACACCCGTTCGTCGTCGACACGACCGAGAGCGCGACAGCAGCCGCCGCCCTCCGCGACGCGTAG
- a CDS encoding PASTA domain-containing protein codes for MTDRVADQVTVPDVVGLPFHVGRDIASAAGVTLANPDPDGPPIGALTWPGLFYITSQRPDAGTVLYRWDSVAVDIVEHGTAESNALRDSSEPPPHDVAHARPDREVFVDFTEHPDGA; via the coding sequence ATGACCGACCGCGTCGCTGACCAGGTCACCGTTCCCGACGTCGTCGGCCTGCCGTTCCACGTCGGCCGCGACATCGCATCCGCCGCGGGCGTGACGCTGGCCAATCCCGATCCCGACGGTCCACCCATCGGGGCACTCACATGGCCGGGACTGTTCTACATCACCAGCCAACGACCGGATGCCGGCACGGTTCTCTACCGATGGGACTCGGTCGCCGTCGACATCGTCGAGCACGGCACGGCGGAGTCGAACGCACTGCGCGACAGCAGTGAGCCGCCGCCGCACGATGTTGCGCACGCCAGGCCTGATCGCGAAGTGTTCGTGGACTTCACGGAGCACCCCGACGGCGCCTGA